The genomic DNA GATTGCTGTCCTTTGAGTTTTCCactgtgaaaatatgtataatctTTATCATTTTTTACTTTCTATGAACTGTTTATGAATCCtcctaattttgttttgttttgggagttTCTTAATTCGCTCAACGTGTTTTAAATTAAAGGTCCTAATTAGAAGACCTGATACATGTGATCTGCTGTTGGCTTGCCCTGCATCTCCAGCAAAAAATAACAGATCTAAACTTTATATATCTCTTCTGTTTAGGTGCAGCTTCTTCTTCCTGTATGATGGCTCAAAGGTGAAGGGTGAGGGGGATCTGACCAGAGCTGGAATCTGTTACTTCTACCCATCTCAGGTATGGAGTTAGAGACTgggggggaggcagtgtgggtttGAACCCTGGGACTGGGACACAGTACTCTGGGAGCTGGGAGATGCTTGACTCCTTGCCCCTCTTGACTCCTCTTTCTGCCTCTCTGTCGCAGACGGTTCTCGACCAGCAGGAGGTGCTGTGTGGTCAGATCGCTGGGGTGGTGCGGTGCATCTCTGATCTCTCTCGTTCCCCACCCCGCCTCATCCGGCTCCACAAGACCAAATTCGCTATCCGGCTCGATGGGGACTTCCTCTGGGTAGGTACAGGACCCAGGTGCGAGGGCAGGCTGGCTGGCGCTCTGACTGACAAACACGTAAACACAGATTAAAACTACTAGCACAATTCTCAAAAACTCTATTGTAGGTGCCACTCGTTCTCTCTGCGTCAGCTCATTTTCATGTACTTCACATGCAGCACCGAGTACTTGGCTAGCAGGACTTCAGAGAATATAGTGTCACTAGAAGCACTGCAATAAATAGATGCAGTGCCAGAGAGGAACGTGGGTGCTGCGTGGAATCCTTTCCCATGTAGGTCCAGCCCTGCTCGGAGCTGGATTCTAGAAAGCTGTGCTGCTTTGCTTTGTGATTCTTGATGGATTAACCCCTCAGGCGCTGGGCTGTGTGACGGAAGTCCCTGACGTCAGCTGCTCTCGATTCCTGGATCAGCTTGTCGGACTCTTCAGGTTCTATCGGGGCTCAGTGCGACAGGCATACCaggtaaagggggggggggggacggacagACAGTGCTGCCGTTGCACGAACACTTTCTGCTTTTTAAACACTCTTAAGAGCAGCAGTTCAAGCTGGGACTGTGTGGATTGTGACTGGATGGTTTCCCTGCAGATTGGATCCCGGGAGGAGCTGTCCAGAGATTGGGAGCTGTATCTGGAGCATCTCCAGCAGGGCAGCACAGAGCTCCACCAGGTCTTCAGCTCCCTGCACACCATTGACCGCACCAAGGTACAAGGGAAGGGGCGGAGGGGGAACAGCGTACTTGTCCTTTGAATGCCATGCCCAGTCTAAGCAGGGAGAGTCACTGTGCTGAGCCCCGCTTCTCTGCGCTCTGTCTTCCAGGTCGACCCTCTGCTGCTCCTCAAGGCTGCCCTCATCCTGCAGGCCTGCCAGCGCTGCCCCCTAGTGTTGGCCGGGTGTATCCTGTACAAGGGCCGGTGAGTACAGACACAGCCCAGACTGCCCATCAGGATTACTCTGCCTGCGATAGATACCCTGCTGAGCCAGCCTTGTACAGCATTTCACTttctaaatgccccttttctTCCTGTAGTGTGGTCAGCACACAACTTCCCCCTGAGCTCACAGCCAAAGTGCTGGTCCGGAAGACTGATGCCAGCAGTGAGGTAACAGAcgctcttattattattattattattattattattattattatttgtatttttgttattactatttttattattactgttattagcacagggatggaaataagactcccattgggtagcagtttgatccattcctggttttaatatgagtttaataagacacaccagagcttgtcACCTATACACTGGGGTTAATGAAGCACATGTTAAACAtgcaatgggtgaaactgctatacaataggagtcttatttccctgtAGCATTTAGGATTCCGGAGCATATATAACCATTTAATACcatggtaataactgggtaactgcCAGTGGACCCTGCTCTTGCATGTTAACCGCTGGTGGAATAGATGTGTAATTTACATGGAAAGGGTCTGAACCCTGCTGTTACCATGTAAGGTTACATCAGGTAACAAGCTGTTCAGGGCAATCTCCATGTAGTTCGAGTAGTTACCGACTGAGTGGGACCCACATGTAATTGTACAGATATTACAATGTAATAGCCAGGCTAGCCCTGCCCTGTGGTGTTGGTGGTGTTTATCCTCACAATGCTAGTCTATGGTTCCCGTGTCCCTGTGCTGACCCCTTGTGAACCTTGCCCATGTTGGTGTGCAGTTACGTTACTGTTGTTGAAGAGAGACAGGACCTCCTTGGAGGTGTGCTGATTACTGTCTGGGTGTCTTTGTTTCCAGGATGTAGCGGCTGTGCGGAATGGAGACCGGGGCACAGCGGATCCCCGCCTCCCCCCCAACGTGGGGACTGTCCCCGCGTTCCTGACCCCAGGAGAGGTGGCTGAGTTGAGGCAGCACCCTGTCGACTGGATGAGCAGGTACAGGAGAGGGGTGTCATCTTAAACCACAGGGACTTTTTTTgctttaacattttgaaaaatccCTGTACCCCTGTTTTTGTTATGGGAAGCCTGTAGTGAGAAATTTCAACCCCACACATCGCTACCTGTGTCTGTGTTCCAGGCTCCCTCATTCACCCCAGCGTGGCACCCGGGAGAGGAGGTTCCGTCTGTCCCGAACGCTCTCCGACATTCCGGATGCAGAGAACTGGAGTTCCAGCGCAGCCCCCTCCGAGGGGGCACGGAGCTCCACTCCCCTCTCCAGCTCTCCCTGCACCCCCCTAGCGCAGACACAAGACTCTTGGGAGGGGGTCCCTAACACTCCCAACAGGCTGCTCCCACAGGCTGACAAGGAGGGGGAGAAGGATCCAAAAAACGGGGACCTGAATACAGGTGCGGATAACAGCTCTGACCCAGAGGAGAGGGAGTCTGTGCCCCACTCTGGACCCAGTATTGAGAACTGTGCCATCTGGTCCGAACCACCTCTGCAGAGTAACGGGCACATTAAGTTCACAGCGGGAGCCAACAGCACTCCTCCACCTTCCCAGGATGCACCAACACCAGGGCAGCATGACACGAGTGCCCCAACGGAAGAGGGGGAGTGCAGTGCGAGCTGGGACTGGGTCACGGCTCTGGAGGAGGGCAGCCCCCCAGGGGACCCCCTGGCGGAGGTGAAGCTGTACCTGCACAGGGTGAAGGGGCTGGTCCTTTCCCTGCTGGTGGAGCGCTCCTTCCCGGGAGACCAGGAGGCAGTGGAGGCCGTGGTGAGGAAGAGAGTCGGACGTAACCATTAAACACTCGACACtgatgaatttagaaatactcaaaagaaatgtattgagTTCAGAGATCTCAGATATTCACGCATCTGGCATCACAAAGCCAACAGAGAGTCCTCAGTTCCCTGAGTCTGCAATCTCCTGTTGAGCCTTTATTGTAGACCTAAAAGCCATGTGTAAATAAGAAATCGATCAGTACGACTCCTCTTGCATAGCAGGTTTGCACTAGGAATTGTAACAAGCTCTTGTAAGTTGATTAAGGGCAAATTTTTGTTTAATGATTCTGGTGATCTGTGTT from Polyodon spathula isolate WHYD16114869_AA unplaced genomic scaffold, ASM1765450v1 scaffolds_1055, whole genome shotgun sequence includes the following:
- the LOC121309236 gene encoding Hermansky-Pudlak syndrome 4 protein-like is translated as MASLSGVQPPWCSFFFLYDGSKVKGEGDLTRAGICYFYPSQTVLDQQEVLCGQIAGVVRCISDLSRSPPRLIRLHKTKFAIRLDGDFLWALGCVTEVPDVSCSRFLDQLVGLFRFYRGSVRQAYQIGSREELSRDWELYLEHLQQGSTELHQVFSSLHTIDRTKVDPLLLLKAALILQACQRCPLVLAGCILYKGRVVSTQLPPELTAKVLVRKTDASSEDVAAVRNGDRGTADPRLPPNVGTVPAFLTPGEVAELRQHPVDWMSRLPHSPQRGTRERRFRLSRTLSDIPDAENWSSSAAPSEGARSSTPLSSSPCTPLAQTQDSWEGVPNTPNRLLPQADKEGEKDPKNGDLNTGADNSSDPEERESVPHSGPSIENCAIWSEPPLQSNGHIKFTAGANSTPPPSQDAPTPGQHDTSAPTEEGECSASWDWVTALEEGSPPGDPLAEVKLYLHRVKGLVLSLLVERSFPGDQEAVEAVYHSSLASLNGLEVHLREMLSEEPPASRGAYSFTHYDCIQNTLTTNVSSSSGGPQERSFIRATSVLHSDFTSCPSLHEGIAR